One Cervus canadensis isolate Bull #8, Minnesota chromosome 1, ASM1932006v1, whole genome shotgun sequence genomic window carries:
- the UBTF gene encoding nucleolar transcription factor 1 isoform X3, giving the protein MNGEADCPTDLEMAAPKGQDRWSQEDMLTLLECMKNNIPSNDSSKFKTTESHMDWEKVAFKDFSGDMCKLKWVEISNEVRKFRTLTELILDAQEHVKNPYKGKKLKKHPDFPKKPLTPYFRFFMEKRAKYAKLHPEMSNLDLTKILSKKYKELPEKKKMKYIQDFQREKQEFERNLARFREDHPDLIQNAKKSDIPEKPKTPQQLWYTHEKKVYLKVRPDATTKEVKDSLGKQWSQLSDKKRLKWIHKALEQRKEYEEIMRDYIQKHPELNISEEGITKSTLTKAERQLKDKFDGRPTKPPPNSYSLYCAELMANMKDVPSTERMVLCSQQWKLLSQKEKDAYHKKCDQKKKDYEVDLLRFLESLPEEEQQRVLGEEKMLNINKKQATSPASKKPSQEAGKAKYKAREAALKAQSERKPGKLPESPKRAEEIWQQSVIGDYLARFKNDREKALKAMEMTWNNMEKKEKLMWIKKAAEDQKRYERELSERRAPPAAANSSKKMKFQGEPKKPPMNGYQKFSQELLSNGQLNHLPLKERMVEIGSRWHRISQSQKEHYKKQAEEQQKQYKVNLDLWVKSLSPQERAAYKEYISNKRKNMTKLRGPNPKSSRTALQSKSESEDEDEEDEDEDEEDDEEEDDENGDSSEDGGDSSESSSEDESEDGDENEEDDEDEDDDEDDDEDEDNESEGSSSSSSSSGDSSDSDSN; this is encoded by the exons ATGAACGGAGAAGCCGACTGCCCCACAGACCTGGAAATGGCCGCCCCTAAAGGCCAAG ACCGCTGGTCCCAGGAAGACATGTTGACTTTGCTGGAATGCATGAAGAACAACATTCCATCCAATGACAGCTCCAAGTTCAAAACCACCGAGTCACATATGGACTGGGAAAAAGTAGCATTTAAAGACTTTTCTGGAGACATGTGCAAGCTGAAATGGGTGGAGATTTCTAACGAG gtgAGAAAGTTCCGTACATTGACAGAATTGATCCTCGATGCTCAGGAACACGTTAAAAATCCTTACAAAGGCAAAAAACTCAAG AAACACCCGGACTTCCCAAAGAAGCCCCTGACCCCTTATTTTCGCTTCTTCATGGAGAAGCGGGCCAAGTATGCTAAACTCCACCCGGAGATGAGTAACCTGGACCTGACCAAGATTCTGTCCAAGAAATACAAGGAACTGCCGGAAAAGAagaag ATGAAATATATTCAGGACTTCCAGAGGGAGAAACAGGAGTTCGAGCGAAACCTCGCCCGATTCAG GGAGGATCACCCAGATCTAATCCAGAATGCCAAGAAGTCGGACATCCCCGAGAAGCCCAAAACCCCCCAGCAGCTGTGGTACACCCACGAGAAGAAGGTGTATCTCAAAGTGCGGCCAGAT GCCACTACGAAGGAGGTGAAGGACTCCCTGGGGAAGCAGTGGTCTCAGCTCTCGGACAAAAAGAGGCTGAAATGGATTCATAAGGCCCTGGAGCAGCGGAAGGAGTACGAG GAGATTATGCGTGACTATATCCAGAAGCACCCCGAGCTCAACATCAGTGAGGAGGGCATCACCAAGTCCACCCTCACCAAGGCCGAACGCCAGCTCAAGGACAAGTTTGATGGGCGACCCACCAAGCCACCTCC GAACAGCTACTCGCTGTACTGCGCAGAGCTGATGGCCAACATGAAGGACGTGCCCAGCACAGAGCGCATGGTGCTATGCAGCCAGCAGTGGAAACTGCTCTCCCAGAAGGAGAAGGATGCCTACCACAAGAAGTGCGACCAG AAAAAGAAGGATTATGAGGTGGACCTGCTCCGTTTTCTAGAG AGCCTGCCTGAAGAGGAGCAGCAGCGGGTCCTGGGGGAAGAGAAGATGTTGAACATCAACAAGAAGCAAGCCACCAGCCCAGCCTCCAAGAAGCCCTCCCAGGAAGCGGGCAAG GCCAAGTACAAGGCCCGGGAGGCGGCGCTGAAGGCCCAGTCGGAGAGGAAGCCGGGCAAGTTGCCGGAGTCGCCCAAGAGAGCCGAGGAGATCTGGCAACAGAGTGTCATCGGCGACTACCTGGCCCGCTTCAAG AATGACCGGGAGAAGGCCTTGAAAGCCATGGAGATGACTTGGAACAACATggaaaagaaggagaaactgaTGTGGATTAAGAAGGCAGCCGAAGACCAAAAGCGATACGAG AGAGAGCTGAGTGAGAGGCGGGCACCCCCGGCTGCTGCAAACTCCTCCAAGAAGATGAAATTCCAGGGAGAACCCAAGAAACCTCCCAT GAATGGTTATCAGAAGTTCTCCCAGGAGCTGCTGTCCAATGGGCAACTAAACCACCTGCCGCTGAAGGAGCGCATGGTGGAGATTGGCAGCCGCTGGCACCGCATCTCCCAGAGCCAGAAGGAGCACTACAAGAAGCAGGCCGAGGAACAGCAGAAACAGTACAAAGTGAACCTGGATCTCTGGGTCAAG aGTCTGTCTCCCCAGGAACGTGCAGCATATAAAGAGTACATCTCTAAT AAACGTAAGAACATGACCAAGCTGCGAGGCCCGAACCCCAAGTCCAGCCGGACTGCCCTGCAGTCTAAGTCG GAGTCTGAGGATGAAGATGAAGAGGATGAGGATGAAGACGAAGAGGATGATGAGGAGGAAGATGATGAGAACGGGGACTCCTCTGAGGATGGTGGGGACTCCTCCGAGTCCAGCAGCGAGGATGAGAGCGAGGATGGGGATGAG AACGAGGAGGACGATGAGGATGAGGATGACGACGAGGATGACGACGAGGATGAGGACAACGAATCCGAGGGCAgcagctccagctcctcctcctcggGGGACTCCTCGGACTCTGACTCCAACTGA
- the UBTF gene encoding nucleolar transcription factor 1 isoform X2 has translation MNGEADCPTDLEMAAPKGQDRWSQEDMLTLLECMKNNIPSNDSSKFKTTESHMDWEKVAFKDFSGDMCKLKWVEISNEVRKFRTLTELILDAQEHVKNPYKGKKLKKHPDFPKKPLTPYFRFFMEKRAKYAKLHPEMSNLDLTKILSKKYKELPEKKKMKYIQDFQREKQEFERNLARFREDHPDLIQNAKKSDIPEKPKTPQQLWYTHEKKVYLKVRPDEIMRDYIQKHPELNISEEGITKSTLTKAERQLKDKFDGRPTKPPPNSYSLYCAELMANMKDVPSTERMVLCSQQWKLLSQKEKDAYHKKCDQKKKDYEVDLLRFLESLPEEEQQRVLGEEKMLNINKKQATSPASKKPSQEAGKGGSEKPKRPVSAMFIFSEEKRRQLQEERPELSESELTRLLARMWNDLSEKKKAKYKAREAALKAQSERKPGKLPESPKRAEEIWQQSVIGDYLARFKNDREKALKAMEMTWNNMEKKEKLMWIKKAAEDQKRYERELSERRAPPAAANSSKKMKFQGEPKKPPMNGYQKFSQELLSNGQLNHLPLKERMVEIGSRWHRISQSQKEHYKKQAEEQQKQYKVNLDLWVKSLSPQERAAYKEYISNKRKNMTKLRGPNPKSSRTALQSKSESEDEDEEDEDEDEEDDEEEDDENGDSSEDGGDSSESSSEDESEDGDENEEDDEDEDDDEDDDEDEDNESEGSSSSSSSSGDSSDSDSN, from the exons ATGAACGGAGAAGCCGACTGCCCCACAGACCTGGAAATGGCCGCCCCTAAAGGCCAAG ACCGCTGGTCCCAGGAAGACATGTTGACTTTGCTGGAATGCATGAAGAACAACATTCCATCCAATGACAGCTCCAAGTTCAAAACCACCGAGTCACATATGGACTGGGAAAAAGTAGCATTTAAAGACTTTTCTGGAGACATGTGCAAGCTGAAATGGGTGGAGATTTCTAACGAG gtgAGAAAGTTCCGTACATTGACAGAATTGATCCTCGATGCTCAGGAACACGTTAAAAATCCTTACAAAGGCAAAAAACTCAAG AAACACCCGGACTTCCCAAAGAAGCCCCTGACCCCTTATTTTCGCTTCTTCATGGAGAAGCGGGCCAAGTATGCTAAACTCCACCCGGAGATGAGTAACCTGGACCTGACCAAGATTCTGTCCAAGAAATACAAGGAACTGCCGGAAAAGAagaag ATGAAATATATTCAGGACTTCCAGAGGGAGAAACAGGAGTTCGAGCGAAACCTCGCCCGATTCAG GGAGGATCACCCAGATCTAATCCAGAATGCCAAGAAGTCGGACATCCCCGAGAAGCCCAAAACCCCCCAGCAGCTGTGGTACACCCACGAGAAGAAGGTGTATCTCAAAGTGCGGCCAGAT GAGATTATGCGTGACTATATCCAGAAGCACCCCGAGCTCAACATCAGTGAGGAGGGCATCACCAAGTCCACCCTCACCAAGGCCGAACGCCAGCTCAAGGACAAGTTTGATGGGCGACCCACCAAGCCACCTCC GAACAGCTACTCGCTGTACTGCGCAGAGCTGATGGCCAACATGAAGGACGTGCCCAGCACAGAGCGCATGGTGCTATGCAGCCAGCAGTGGAAACTGCTCTCCCAGAAGGAGAAGGATGCCTACCACAAGAAGTGCGACCAG AAAAAGAAGGATTATGAGGTGGACCTGCTCCGTTTTCTAGAG AGCCTGCCTGAAGAGGAGCAGCAGCGGGTCCTGGGGGAAGAGAAGATGTTGAACATCAACAAGAAGCAAGCCACCAGCCCAGCCTCCAAGAAGCCCTCCCAGGAAGCGGGCAAG GGCGGCTCGGAGAAGCCCAAGAGGCCCGTGTCAGCCATGTTCATCTTCTCGGAAGAGAAGCGGCGGCAGCTGCAGGAGGAGCGGCCCGAGCTCTCAGAGAGCGAGCTGACCCGCCTGCTGGCCCGCATGTGGAATGACCTGTCGGAGAAGAAAAAG GCCAAGTACAAGGCCCGGGAGGCGGCGCTGAAGGCCCAGTCGGAGAGGAAGCCGGGCAAGTTGCCGGAGTCGCCCAAGAGAGCCGAGGAGATCTGGCAACAGAGTGTCATCGGCGACTACCTGGCCCGCTTCAAG AATGACCGGGAGAAGGCCTTGAAAGCCATGGAGATGACTTGGAACAACATggaaaagaaggagaaactgaTGTGGATTAAGAAGGCAGCCGAAGACCAAAAGCGATACGAG AGAGAGCTGAGTGAGAGGCGGGCACCCCCGGCTGCTGCAAACTCCTCCAAGAAGATGAAATTCCAGGGAGAACCCAAGAAACCTCCCAT GAATGGTTATCAGAAGTTCTCCCAGGAGCTGCTGTCCAATGGGCAACTAAACCACCTGCCGCTGAAGGAGCGCATGGTGGAGATTGGCAGCCGCTGGCACCGCATCTCCCAGAGCCAGAAGGAGCACTACAAGAAGCAGGCCGAGGAACAGCAGAAACAGTACAAAGTGAACCTGGATCTCTGGGTCAAG aGTCTGTCTCCCCAGGAACGTGCAGCATATAAAGAGTACATCTCTAAT AAACGTAAGAACATGACCAAGCTGCGAGGCCCGAACCCCAAGTCCAGCCGGACTGCCCTGCAGTCTAAGTCG GAGTCTGAGGATGAAGATGAAGAGGATGAGGATGAAGACGAAGAGGATGATGAGGAGGAAGATGATGAGAACGGGGACTCCTCTGAGGATGGTGGGGACTCCTCCGAGTCCAGCAGCGAGGATGAGAGCGAGGATGGGGATGAG AACGAGGAGGACGATGAGGATGAGGATGACGACGAGGATGACGACGAGGATGAGGACAACGAATCCGAGGGCAgcagctccagctcctcctcctcggGGGACTCCTCGGACTCTGACTCCAACTGA
- the UBTF gene encoding nucleolar transcription factor 1 isoform X1: MNGEADCPTDLEMAAPKGQDRWSQEDMLTLLECMKNNIPSNDSSKFKTTESHMDWEKVAFKDFSGDMCKLKWVEISNEVRKFRTLTELILDAQEHVKNPYKGKKLKKHPDFPKKPLTPYFRFFMEKRAKYAKLHPEMSNLDLTKILSKKYKELPEKKKMKYIQDFQREKQEFERNLARFREDHPDLIQNAKKSDIPEKPKTPQQLWYTHEKKVYLKVRPDATTKEVKDSLGKQWSQLSDKKRLKWIHKALEQRKEYEEIMRDYIQKHPELNISEEGITKSTLTKAERQLKDKFDGRPTKPPPNSYSLYCAELMANMKDVPSTERMVLCSQQWKLLSQKEKDAYHKKCDQKKKDYEVDLLRFLESLPEEEQQRVLGEEKMLNINKKQATSPASKKPSQEAGKGGSEKPKRPVSAMFIFSEEKRRQLQEERPELSESELTRLLARMWNDLSEKKKAKYKAREAALKAQSERKPGKLPESPKRAEEIWQQSVIGDYLARFKNDREKALKAMEMTWNNMEKKEKLMWIKKAAEDQKRYERELSERRAPPAAANSSKKMKFQGEPKKPPMNGYQKFSQELLSNGQLNHLPLKERMVEIGSRWHRISQSQKEHYKKQAEEQQKQYKVNLDLWVKSLSPQERAAYKEYISNKRKNMTKLRGPNPKSSRTALQSKSESEDEDEEDEDEDEEDDEEEDDENGDSSEDGGDSSESSSEDESEDGDENEEDDEDEDDDEDDDEDEDNESEGSSSSSSSSGDSSDSDSN, encoded by the exons ATGAACGGAGAAGCCGACTGCCCCACAGACCTGGAAATGGCCGCCCCTAAAGGCCAAG ACCGCTGGTCCCAGGAAGACATGTTGACTTTGCTGGAATGCATGAAGAACAACATTCCATCCAATGACAGCTCCAAGTTCAAAACCACCGAGTCACATATGGACTGGGAAAAAGTAGCATTTAAAGACTTTTCTGGAGACATGTGCAAGCTGAAATGGGTGGAGATTTCTAACGAG gtgAGAAAGTTCCGTACATTGACAGAATTGATCCTCGATGCTCAGGAACACGTTAAAAATCCTTACAAAGGCAAAAAACTCAAG AAACACCCGGACTTCCCAAAGAAGCCCCTGACCCCTTATTTTCGCTTCTTCATGGAGAAGCGGGCCAAGTATGCTAAACTCCACCCGGAGATGAGTAACCTGGACCTGACCAAGATTCTGTCCAAGAAATACAAGGAACTGCCGGAAAAGAagaag ATGAAATATATTCAGGACTTCCAGAGGGAGAAACAGGAGTTCGAGCGAAACCTCGCCCGATTCAG GGAGGATCACCCAGATCTAATCCAGAATGCCAAGAAGTCGGACATCCCCGAGAAGCCCAAAACCCCCCAGCAGCTGTGGTACACCCACGAGAAGAAGGTGTATCTCAAAGTGCGGCCAGAT GCCACTACGAAGGAGGTGAAGGACTCCCTGGGGAAGCAGTGGTCTCAGCTCTCGGACAAAAAGAGGCTGAAATGGATTCATAAGGCCCTGGAGCAGCGGAAGGAGTACGAG GAGATTATGCGTGACTATATCCAGAAGCACCCCGAGCTCAACATCAGTGAGGAGGGCATCACCAAGTCCACCCTCACCAAGGCCGAACGCCAGCTCAAGGACAAGTTTGATGGGCGACCCACCAAGCCACCTCC GAACAGCTACTCGCTGTACTGCGCAGAGCTGATGGCCAACATGAAGGACGTGCCCAGCACAGAGCGCATGGTGCTATGCAGCCAGCAGTGGAAACTGCTCTCCCAGAAGGAGAAGGATGCCTACCACAAGAAGTGCGACCAG AAAAAGAAGGATTATGAGGTGGACCTGCTCCGTTTTCTAGAG AGCCTGCCTGAAGAGGAGCAGCAGCGGGTCCTGGGGGAAGAGAAGATGTTGAACATCAACAAGAAGCAAGCCACCAGCCCAGCCTCCAAGAAGCCCTCCCAGGAAGCGGGCAAG GGCGGCTCGGAGAAGCCCAAGAGGCCCGTGTCAGCCATGTTCATCTTCTCGGAAGAGAAGCGGCGGCAGCTGCAGGAGGAGCGGCCCGAGCTCTCAGAGAGCGAGCTGACCCGCCTGCTGGCCCGCATGTGGAATGACCTGTCGGAGAAGAAAAAG GCCAAGTACAAGGCCCGGGAGGCGGCGCTGAAGGCCCAGTCGGAGAGGAAGCCGGGCAAGTTGCCGGAGTCGCCCAAGAGAGCCGAGGAGATCTGGCAACAGAGTGTCATCGGCGACTACCTGGCCCGCTTCAAG AATGACCGGGAGAAGGCCTTGAAAGCCATGGAGATGACTTGGAACAACATggaaaagaaggagaaactgaTGTGGATTAAGAAGGCAGCCGAAGACCAAAAGCGATACGAG AGAGAGCTGAGTGAGAGGCGGGCACCCCCGGCTGCTGCAAACTCCTCCAAGAAGATGAAATTCCAGGGAGAACCCAAGAAACCTCCCAT GAATGGTTATCAGAAGTTCTCCCAGGAGCTGCTGTCCAATGGGCAACTAAACCACCTGCCGCTGAAGGAGCGCATGGTGGAGATTGGCAGCCGCTGGCACCGCATCTCCCAGAGCCAGAAGGAGCACTACAAGAAGCAGGCCGAGGAACAGCAGAAACAGTACAAAGTGAACCTGGATCTCTGGGTCAAG aGTCTGTCTCCCCAGGAACGTGCAGCATATAAAGAGTACATCTCTAAT AAACGTAAGAACATGACCAAGCTGCGAGGCCCGAACCCCAAGTCCAGCCGGACTGCCCTGCAGTCTAAGTCG GAGTCTGAGGATGAAGATGAAGAGGATGAGGATGAAGACGAAGAGGATGATGAGGAGGAAGATGATGAGAACGGGGACTCCTCTGAGGATGGTGGGGACTCCTCCGAGTCCAGCAGCGAGGATGAGAGCGAGGATGGGGATGAG AACGAGGAGGACGATGAGGATGAGGATGACGACGAGGATGACGACGAGGATGAGGACAACGAATCCGAGGGCAgcagctccagctcctcctcctcggGGGACTCCTCGGACTCTGACTCCAACTGA